The DNA window AAAGCTTTGCTGTCGCCAAGCCTCATAAATTACAATAGCTACAGCATTAGATAGGTTTAAACTTCGACTATGAGGCAACATAGGAATTTTTAGAATTTGATCTTTGGATAAAGTACTTAAAACCTCTTTAGGAAGCCCTCTAGTTTCAGGACCAAATAATAGGGCATCATTAGGTTTAAATTGTACTTGATAGTAGGGTTGCTGTCCTTTAGTAGAACAAGCCCATATATGATCTATTTTTGTGCTAGATAGA is part of the Candidatus Nitrosacidococcus sp. I8 genome and encodes:
- the trmL gene encoding tRNA (uridine(34)/cytosine(34)/5-carboxymethylaminomethyluridine(34)-2'-O)-methyltransferase TrmL, which translates into the protein MFHIVLFEPEIPPNTGNIIRLCANTGSYLHLIEPLGFTLNDKQLRRAGLDYHEWAEIKVHPNLSSFLSSTKIDHIWACSTKGQQPYYQVQFKPNDALLFGPETRGLPKEVLSTLSKDQILKIPMLPHSRSLNLSNAVAIVIYEAWRQQSFNF